A region of the Thermococcus zilligii AN1 genome:
CCTTGACGGGGAGATAAAGGGAACCGTCCACTCCCACCCGGACCACGTTTGCCAGCCATCGCCGCAGGACCTCTGGTTCTTCTCCAAGTTCGGGGGCTTTCACCTGATAATATGCTACCCCTATTCCCTGGAGGACGTCAGGGCATACGACAGCGAGGGCAATCCGGTGGAGATTGAGGTGATCCCGTGAACGAAAACTACTTAAACATTTTTGGCTATCCTAAATCCAGGTGGTGGGATTGGAAATAACCAAGAGGGAAGAGGAGTACCTTGAGACCATTTACCTGCTCCACAAGAATAAGGGAGTAATCCGGGTCAAGGACATAGCAAAGGCCCTTCGCGTGAAGCCCCCGAGCGTTGTTGATGCCCTCAAAAAGCTCAGCGAAAAGGGGTTAGTTGAATACGAGAAGTACGACCGCATACTGCTGACGGACAAGGGTAAGGAGATCGCGGAAAGTACCTATCTAAAGCATGGGCTTCTGACTGAGTTTTTCATTGAAGTTCTTGGGATCCCGCCCGAGATAGCCGAACATGACGCCTGTCAGTTTGAGCACTACGTTCACGATATAACCGTTGAGAGGATCCGGGAATTCGCCCAGTTTATTCGTGAACAGTGCCCATACGTTCTCAAGCAGTTTCTGAAAGAGAAGTTAGAAAAGAACAGCGAAAATCAGAAAGCCCCCCCGAGGTAGGCAAAGTAGAGGGCGAAGATGACAGCGAGCACCCACATGAGCGGGTGCACGTCCCTCCATTCTCCTTTGAAGGCTTTTATCACGGCGTAGCTTATGAAGCCAAGGCCTATTCCGACTGAGATAGAGTAAGTGAATGGTATCGACATGATCACGAGGAAGGCGGGGATAGCCTCGGCTGGATCGCTGAAGTCTAATTCTTTTATGGTGCTCATCATGTAGTAACCCACTATGACGAGCGCTGGAGCCGTTGCAAAGGATGGTATTGCCCCGGCGAGGGGCGCTATGAAGAGGCCTATGCCGAGGAAGAGCAGTCCCGTAACGAGCGCAGTCATTCCCGTCCTTCCACCCTCTTCTATTCCCGCGGCGCTCTCTATGTATGTTGTTACCGTGGAAGTCCCGAGGAGCGCTCCCAGGGTAGTTCCTATGGCGTCGGTGAGGAGAACCTTCTCGGCGTCCGGGACTTTTCCGTCCTTCGTCAGGTAGCCTGCCTTGGCGCTCAGCCCGGTAACGGTTCCGAGGGTGTCAAAGAAGTCCACCATGAAGAAGGCAAAGATGACTCCCAGTGCTCCGATGTTTAGGAGTCCTCTGAAGTCGAGCTTCAGGAAGGTGTAACTTATGTCCGGGGTTGAAAACAGGTGGCTGGGCCAGGGTGTGACACCAGTTATCCACCCGAGCACCGCGGTGGTGAGGATCGAAATGAGGAGGGCGCCCTTTATGCGGTGGGCTATGAGGATAGCAGCAAGGAGAAGGCCGAAGAGGAAGAGCAGGCCGGGCTTGCTTATCAGGGCGTGGGCGTTGAGTTCCGTGAAGAGGAGAACACCTTTATCTGTTGCCGCGGTTATGAGTCCAACGTCGTTGAGGCCTATGAAAGTCAGGAAAAGGCCTATTCCAGCTCCAACTGCGTACTTCTGGCTGAGCGGGATGGCGTGAATTACCGCGCTCCTGACTCTGGTGACGCTGAGAAGGATGAATATCAAACCCTCAACGAAGACCGCTGCCAGGGCGACGCGCCAGTCGTAGCCCATGCCGAGGACGACGCTGTAGGTGAAATAACCGTTCAGGCCCATGCCCGGTGCCAGTGCAAAGGGCTTCCTGGCGTAGAGGGCCATTATAATGGTGCTTATTCCGGCCGCAAGGGCGGTGACGGCTACGAGGGAGTTGAAGGCCTCTTTCCCCATGGCATTGCTGAGTATACTGGGGTTAACAAAGAGGATGTAGGCCATCGTCATGAAAGTGGTAACGCCGGCTAAAACCTCAGTCTTCATGTCGGTGCCGTACCTTTCAAATTCGAAGTACTTTTCAAACCATCCCATGTGTTTCACCCTCCGTGTTGACTGGTTGCTGATAATAGAATAGATTTATAAGCATTTTTTTGACATGAATTTGTTAAACCCGGCGCCACCCGTGTACAAAGCGAAAATTGCCCTCTGTTTGGGTGGTCTAAATTTCGTTGCTATCTATTTACCTCTTAAAAACTTTTTGCAGGGGGCCGAAACGTTTATAAGGTCATTAACCAATAAAATTTACGAGGATATGTCTTTCTGGGGTGGGGCCATGAAGAGGCTGGGCCAGGTTTCTCACTATGCCAGGCAGGGCTTTTTGATCCTTCGCAGTTCCTGGGTACCAAATCTCAACGATCGAGTTGTTGATAAGAACCTGAACTTTGTGGGTGTCGTTAAGGATGTTTTTGGTCCCGTGGAGGCTCCGTTTATAGCGGTTAAGCCGAGTGTCAGGAATCCCTCCGATTACGTTGGTGCCGTGCTCTACGTTGAGACCAAGAAGGCCAAAGGTCAGGGGAAGGAAAAGCAATCCAGGCACGTTAAGAAACGCCCCGCCCCCGCGAAGAGGGGGTGAAGGCCTTTGGCTGATACACGGGTGTGTCCCAATTGTGGTTCAACGGAGTTTTTTTATGATCGAAGCAGGGGAGAGTATTATTGTGCAGGGTGTGGCCAGGTTCTTGAGTGGAACATAGTCGATGAAGAACCTGAGTGGAGGGCATTTGAGCCGGAGCAGAGGGAAAAGCGCGCCAGAACTGGCCCCCCAATGACGAATATGATCCATGACAAGGGCCTCTCCACCGACATAGACTGGCGTGATAAGGACATACACGGGAACCCGATAACCGGTGTGTACCGAAACAAGATGAGACGCCTCAGAATGTGGCAGAGAAGGATGCGCATAAACGATGCCGCCGAGAGGAACCTTGCCTTTGCACTCAGCGAGCTCGACAGAATGGCCGTTCAGATGGGACTTCCAAAGAGAGTAAAAGAGCAGGCGGCCGTACTGTATAGAAAGGCCGTCATGAAAAAGCTCATCCGGGGCCGTTCTATTGAGGGAATGGTGTCTGCTGCACTTTACGCGGCCTGCAGGATGGAGGGCATTCCAAGAACACTGGATGAGATAGCGCGGTTTTCGAAGGTCACCAAAAAGGAGATTGGAAGAAGCTATCGCTTCATGGCCCGGGGACTTGGCTTGAACCTCCTTCCCACCAGCCCGATAGATTACGTTGACCGCTTTGGGGACGCCCTCGGTGTGAGTGCACGGACAAAGAAAAGGGCCAGGGAGATACTGCAGGAAGCTATAAGGGTGGGCATCACGAGTGGAAAGGGGCCCACAGGTCTTGCCGCGGCTGCCCTTTACCTTGCTTCCCTGCTCGAGGGTGAGAAAAAGACCCAGAGGGAAGTCGCCGAAGTTGCAAACGTTACCGAGGTAACTGTCAGAAATCGCTATAAAGAGCTCGTTGAAAAGCTCGGCATAAATGTGCCGACGTGAGAATATGAAACTTGCAGTTGTCAGCGATACTCACTACGGCGATAAGACAAAGAACCTCCCCTTTTTTCTCTTTAACGACCTCAAAAAGATTTCCCCGGATATGATTCTTCACGCGGGGGATATTACCTCTCCCGAGCTCCTTGAAAAGCTTGAAGAAATCGCTCCGACACTGGCCGTCAGGGGAAACACCGACAGAGTGAACCTGCCGGAGGAGAGGGTTGAGAGGTTTGGTGACGTCTCACTTGGAATGGTCCACGGCCACCATTTCATCTCTCTAAACGCCCATTTCCTCACCCTTAAAGCCCTTGAGATGGGTGCCGACGTTCTCGTTTTCGGGCATACCCATAGGTTTTATTATGACACATACTCCCTCCATGGGAGAATTGTTCATCTTCTAAACCCCGGTTCGCCACTCTTTCCCCGTTTCGACTCCTCAGGATTCGCCGTCCTTGAGATAGCCGGAGAGAACATCAGCGTCAGAAGGATAGAGTTCTGGTAACCAAATAGTGGAAGAAAAAAGGAAGCACCATCAGCCCTTGAGGGCGAGCTTGATGTCCTCGGCCTTAACGGTCTTCCTGCCGGCGTGGTGGGCAAGGTCGACGGCCTTCTTGGCGATCTCAATGGCTTTCTCCTCAAGGTGCTCGGCGAGGGCCTTGGCGGCGTCCTCACTAACGCGGGCGGCGCCGGCCTTCCTTATAAGCCTGTCAACCGGGGCAATTGGAAGCTCGGCCATCCACAACACCTCCTATCCATTGTTTGCAGATACCTGCGTTTTAAATTGAGAGCAAAGGCATATATAAACTTTTCGGAAAAGCGCTGTTTTTAGGGCATATTTCAGCCGGTTTTAGATTGGTGAGTTAGAACTTAGGCCAAAAAGACGTGCTGGATGATGGTGGTTGGAACCGGGTGGCCTTAACCTGTTGGGGGTGAGGCGGGGATATCTCTGCGTGTTTTGGAAACACCTTCCGTGTTGCCCGAAACGGCGTAAGCTTGCCTTAACCCTGCCCAATTTTTCTGTCCTTTATTGCCCATGTCTGACCAATAAATTTTTTATAGCCCTCCGATAAGCTATTATTTACCCCAAAAGTGGTGGAGGTGGGAAAATGCCCGAGAGGTTTGACGAGATATACGACTACTACGTGGACAAGGGCTACGAGCCGAACAAGAAGAGGGACATAATAGCCGTTTTCCGCATTACTCCGGCTGAGGGCTACACGATCGAGCAAGCAGCTGGTGGAGTTGCCGCTGAGAGCTCAACCGGGACCTGGACGACCCTCTATCCCTGGTACGAGGAGGAGCGCTGGTCTGACCTTTCGGCCAAGGCCTACGACTTCGTGGACATGAAGGATGGAAGCTGGATAGTCAGGATTGCATACCCGTTCCACGCCTTCGAGGAGGCAAACCTGCCAGGACTGCTCGCGAGCATAGCTGGCAACGTTTTTGGCATGAAGCGCGTCAAAGGGTTAAGGCTCGAGGACCTTTACCTCCCGGAGAAGGTCATAAGGGAGTTCAGAGGCCCTGCCTTCGGTATCGAGGGAGTACGGAGGATGCTTGAGATAAAGGACAGGCCCATCTACGGCGTTGTTCCAAAGCCAAAGGTCGGCTATTCGCCTGAGGAGTTCGAGAAGCTCGCCACGGAACTCCTCATGAACGGTGCAGACTACATGAAGGACGACGAGAACCTCACCAGCCCGTGGTACAACCTCTTTGACGAGAGGGCCGAGATAATGGCGGGGATCATAGAGAAGGTCGAGAACGAGACCGGAGAAAAGAAGACGTGGTTCGCCAACATAACGGCACCGCTTCTTGAAATGGAGCGCAGGCTTGAGGTCCTCTCCGAACTCGGGCTCAAGCATGCAATGGTGGATGTCGTCATTACCGGCTGGGGTGCCCTTGAATACATAACCGAGCTTGCAGCTGACTACGGCCTGGCTGTCCATGGCCACAGGGCGATGCATGCCGCTTTCACGAGGAACCCCTACCACGGCATCTCGATGTTCGTTTTGGCCAAGCTCTACAGGCTCGTTGGCGTGGACCAGCTCCACGTAGGAACAGCTGGAGCGGGCAAGCTTGAGGGCGGCAGGTGGGACGTCATCCAGAACGCCAGGGTACTAAAGGAGGAGCACTACAGGCCGGATGAGAACGACGTCTTCCACCTGGAGCAGAAGTTCTACGGTATAAGGCCTGCCTTCCCGACGAGCTCCGGAGGGCTTCACCCGGGCAACCTCGAGCCGGTTATAGAGGCCTTAGGAAAGGACATAGTTCTACAGCTCGGCGGTGGAACCCTGGGCCACCCCGATGGGCCTGCCGCAGGGGCCAGAGCCGTCAGACAGGCCATAGACGCCATAATGCAGGGGATACCGCTTGATGAATACGCTAAAACTCACAAAGAGCTCGCCAGGGCCCTGGAGAAGTGGGGCCACGTTACCCCCGTTTGACTTATTTCCCTTTTAAACGTCCTTCCAGCTTTCGTTTACATAACTGGCTATTTTTTTAGTTGATTCATTTATTGTCTTTCCGGCCTGCTCGGCCGCCTGCTTTCCGTACCTTATTACCACTGCAACCATCATGAGGGCCACAGCTACCATCATTAGGTAAAAAATGTTTAAAACTTTGGTCGCGTTTCAGTAGAGCATAACATCGAACCCAAGCTCGCTGAGCAGATCAGCAAGTTCTTCGCTGTCCACATAAGCCAAAAGGTGGTGGTTTCCGAGGGTTCCGTCTATGAACTCCGGGGCATCTTCGATTTTTAGTTTAACCTGGGTCCTGCACCTGTTTTCGTTCTTTTCTCCGCCAACTACCTCGACCCCGGCAACCACGGCTCTTCTTCCCCTGATCTTGAAGAGCGAGGCCCTACCCCCGGGAAGTTCCACTTCCACGCCGACGCCTTTGCCGCTTTCGAAGTGCGACCTGAGAACGTACCTTCCAATGAGGGGAGCCGTGCAGTGGGCCAATATCAAGTAGTCCTTGCCATAATCCGCAACGTTCCCCATGAAGGCAGGCTTGCTGAAGAACTTTCTGATGATCATCATGCCGAGTAGAGAGTTCAGCTCCCCTTCACACGCCGCCGGAATTCCATCGGCGTTGAACATGGCCAGAGCGAGACACGGCGTCCCCCCGAGCTTTTCAATGAGATCGAAGCACCCGATTGTGAACCCATCAAGCCTGTAATCCTCGAGGATGCGTTTTATGGCTAAATATACCCTGCCCGCTATTGCAAGGTCTTTTTTGGACGGTTCCTTTATCTCGGTTGCCTTTTCCACCTTTTCCTCGATGGCCCTCAGGCCCTCTTCCTCGGTAGTTTTTTCATAGTACTCGTAAAACTTCTTCAGGCTTATCCCGGTGTAGGGTATGTCGAGCTTTTCGTTGATCAACCACGGGGATATCCTGCCTATCAGGCCAATCCTCGTTCGTAGGAACTTTTCGAGAGTTTCTTTTAGGTCATCGTAAGCCAGAAAAGCCGCTTTAAGTTCTTCGAAGCTCTTTACTAAGGTTGTTGGTATCAGTCTTTCCCTGAAATACTCCCTGAGCTCTATTCCCGCAGCCAGGGAGTTGTTGTATGGGTCCCCGTATATCACGGTTGGCCTCCTGAAAACAGCGAACTCCTTAAGGACGCCTTCCGTTCCCCCGGTTAGGGGGTACAGCAGAAGGGCATCAACGTCGTTGAAGTTGACTTCGTTTTTTGCCTCTTTGAATTCTGCCCTGGTCGATACGACAAAACCTCCGGAAACGTCGAACTCCCTTGCGAGTTTTGTTATAAAACCGGAGATCTTCTCCTCAAAGGTCTTTGGGCTGGCGAGTTCGCTGATCCCGAAAACAACCCCCACTTTCATACTTTCACCTAACTTTTTAAATTCCGGGGCTTATAATAACCTTGTGGTGAACATGGCGCTGATAAAGTTCGTCCTGGACACCAGCATCTTTGTAAACCCCGAGATACGCTCCTCTTTTGGAAGCGACCCAACCAGTGCCATGAAGGCTTTTCTTGAATACGCCGAGAAGCTCTTCGGGAAGGTTGAGTTTTACATGCCTGCAGGGATATACAGGGAGGTCATGAACTTCGTGGACGCCGAGGAGGTCTCACCCGACATCGAGCTCTACATTATCAAAAAACCTCCCGATGTGCACAACATCAAAATACCGGCCTTCGTTGTCTATGAGCTAATAGACGATATTCGCCGGAGGATCGACAAGGGGCTCCGGGTTGCGGAAAAAGCCGTCAGGGAGAGCGTCCTTGAGACAGACAACGTCGATAGAATCATCCAGAAGTTAAGGAGAAACTACAGAAAGGCCCTTCGTGAGGGCATCGTTGATAGCAAAGAGGATTTTGAGCTTATCCTGCTGGCAAAAGAGCTTGACGCGGTAATAGTGTCCGCCGATGTGGGAATACTAACGTGGGCCCAGAAGATGGGAATAAAGTGGGTAGACGCCGCCAGGTTCAGGGATGTCCTGGAGGAGCTCGTGGAGAAAATCGGGCGAGAGAAAAATTTATAAATGCCTGACCTCATGATGTAATCGACGCCCCGGTGGCTCAGCCTGGTGGAGCGGCCGCTTGGTAAGCGGCAGGTCGCGGGTTCAAACCCCGCCCGGGGCTCCATAACCTTTCTCGTCGTGTTCTGATTCCCACGGTTCGGTTTTAACCTTTGAATTCTCTGCAATTGACGATAGGTTTATAACAGTCTGGCCGTAATCAGTGCCATGCTTGAGAAGGAGAAAGAGGCCCTTGCGAGAAGAATAGCGGGCGAAATAACCCTCTCCTCCGACCCCGGCAAAACGATGAGAAAGTGGAGGGAGATATTCGGAGTAAGCCAGACTGAGCTGGCGGAGCACCTCGGCGTTTCCTCTTCGGTGATAAGCGACTACGAGGGCGGGAGGAGAAAGAGCCCGGGTGCGGGCACGATAAAGAAGTTCGTCGAGGCCCTCTTAGAAATCGATGAGGCGCGCGGCGGCAACGTGATAAAGGCCTTCAGCAGGACGATAGACGTTGAACTGCCGACGTCGGCGATACTCGACATCAGGGAGTTTGCAGTTCCGATGACGGTTAAAGAGCTAATCGAAGCCGTTAAAGGCGAAGTCGTTGCCTGCGAGGAAGCGGTGAACAGGGTGATATACGGCTACACCGTCGTCGACAGCATCCAGGCCATACTTGAGATGAGCAGCGAGGAGTTCCTCAAGCTCTACGGCTGGACAACCGAGAGGGCCCTGGTCTTTACGAAGGTCAGCACCGGAAGAAGCCCCATGGTTGCGGTGCGCGTTCAGGGCCTGAAACCGGCTGTTATAGTCCTTCACGGGGTCAAAAAACTGGATGAACTCGCTGTAAAGCTGGCCCAGAGGGAGAGGATACCGCTGATAGTCTCGAGGATCGAAGGGGAGCCCGAGCTTATAAACAGCCTCAGAAAACTTGCGGAAAGGACAGAAAAAGAAGTCTAAAGCTCCTTCCGCCTCCATACCCCTTCTTCGGCCAGTTTGGTTAATCTGTCTCTCATGTGGATCAGAACATCGCTCAGGGTTTTTCCGTTGTCGTAGCCCTTTACAATCCCTTCGAGCTCTTCCCTCGGAAGGTTCTTCATTTCTCTGGCGAGCTCAATCATCCTCGGGTAGGCTCTGACGATGTTGTCCACTATCGTTATATCAGCCATCCTGGCGCTTCTCGAGAGCGGGTTGAGGTCTATCGTTATCACGAACTTGCCCATTTTCACCAGTGCCTCCGTCCTGTCCCCGTCCTCGAGGGAGACAACGACGACGTCAGCCTTCCATATCCCGTTCTCGTCAACTTTTCCGCGCTCGTGCTCCAGACCCGGAATCCTCTTCGTCGGGTTTATCCCGAGGAGCTCTATCCCCGGGTCATAGTTCCTCAGCTCTTCTGCTATGGCCTTAACCCTCTCCTCAGTCCTGTAAAAGAGGTTTATCTCAAGCTTTGCGTTAAGGGCTTTGGCAAGCTCTATGGTCTCCTTTGGGACTAAAGCGGCGACGTTCCCGTTGACTGAGATTACCGGATGCTCCGCCAGGAGGAGCTTAGCCACCGCGGCCTTCATTGCCCTTTCAGCTGGCTCTATCGTCTTCTCTCCTATTATGTAGTCGAAGGCCTCCCCGCGTCCGTGGGCTATCAGTCCCGCTTTCGCGGTCATGCCTTTCTCCATTCCCTCGATGATCTTCTCCCTGTAGTAGAGGCTCCAGTAGCGTGGATGGCTCTTTGGTATGTTCACCATCGCATATCACCCCCAACGCCTTGGGGATGCACCCTAAAAAGCTTCCTAAACGCCCCCGAAGGAGCAACCTCCCGCCTTCTTAGCGTGGGTGCGGTTCTAAACCTTTGGTTTAAGAAAGCCGTATAAACCCGAGGTTCAAAATTCATGGTGAACAACGCTGTCCACATGCACAGGGTGGTGCACCATGGGATACAGGATAACAAAGAAGGAGAACCTCTCTGCGATTGACTTTTTTATGGAGGTTGAGGCGCCCCACGTGGCCCGCTCCTGGAAGCCGGGCCAGTTCGTCGTTTTGATTGCCGATGAGAAGGGCGAAAGGGTTCCGATGTCAGTCTACTACGCCGAGGACGGAAAGGTGGGCATGTTCGTAAGGCGCCACGGGGTCACGACCTTCAAGCTCTGGTACGAGAAGCAGGTGGGGGACGAGATAGTAAGCATCGCGGGCCCGCTCGGAAAGCCGATTGATGTGAAATACTACGGCAACGTTGTTTTTGCTTCAGATGCCGTCTGTGCCCAGGCGGAGTGCTACGCCACGCTTAAGGCAATGAAGGAAGCCGGCAACTACACGATAGCAATACAGAGCTTCGAGAACAGGGACAACGTTTACCCGGAGAGGTTCCTGGCGAAACCTGTGGCTGATGAGCACTACCTCACCACCGAGGACGGTAGCGTTGGAAGAAAGGGCCACTACCTGGACGTGGTCAAGGAGCTCATAGAGAAGGACAAGGTGGACATAGTCTTCGCCGGCGGAAAGCTCGGGACGCTCGCGAAGCTGGCCGAGCTCACGAGGCCCTATGGGATTCCTACCATCGTCACCGTCAGGCAGATAATGGTCGACGGGACCGGGATGTGCGGCTCGTGCAGGATACTCTACGGAAACGAGATCAAGTTCGCCTGCAGGGACGGCCCGATTTTTGATGCCCACAAGGTGGACTGGGCGGACGTGATAAGGAGGGATTCCCGCTTCGTCGAACAGCAGAACCTGGCCAGGGAGAGGTATCTTGAGAAGCTCAGGGCAAAGGGGGGTGATCTGAATGGCCGTTAAAAGGAAGATCATCAAGGAGCGCGTCCCAACGCCTGAGAGACCCGTTGAGGAGCGCGTTAAGAGCTTCGTTGAGGTCAACCTTGGTTATGACTTTGCCTCCGCAGTGAAGGAAGCGGAGCGCTGCCTGCAGTGCCCGCCCGAGTACGCGCCCTGCATCAAGGGCTGTCCCGTCCACATAAACATTCCTGGATTCATTGGAAAACTCCTTGAGCACCGCGACGACCCGGACAGGGCCGTCAAGGAAGCCCTCAGGATAATCTGGGGCGACAACACTCTTCCTGCCGTTACCGGTAGGGTCTGCCCGCAGGAAGACCAGTGTGAGATGAACTGCGTCATGGGCAAAGTGGGCGACCCAATAAACATCGGCAAGCTCGAGCGCTTTGTTGCAGACTACGCGAGGAAGCACGGCATAGAGGATGGGCTCCTTGAGGAGATGAGGCCTTCGGTGTGCGGGAAGGGTAAGGTTGCCGTCGTTGGAGCCGGCCCCGCCGGACTCACCTGCGCCGGTGAGCTGGCGAAGCTGGGTTATGACGTTACAATCTTCGAGGCCCTCCACAAGCCTGGCGGAGTCTTAGCCTACGGAATTCCGGAGTTCAGGCTCCCCAAGGAGATACTTGAGAAGGAACTCGACAAGCTGGGGAAGCTCGGCGTTAGAATACTCACCGACCACGTCGTCGGGAAAACTGTAACGCTGGAGGAGCTTCTTCAGGAGTACGACGCGGTCTTCATCGGAACCGGTGCTGGGACGCCGAAGCTCCTCAACATCCCGGGAATCCTCTTAGACAGGATTTACAGCGCCAACGAGTTCTTGACGAGGGTCAACCTCATGAAGGCCTACGCGTTTCCGGAGTGTGACACCCCCGTCTACGTTGGCAGGAAGGTCATAGTTATTGGGGCAGGCAACACGGCAATGGACGCCGCCCGCTCCGCGCTGAGGCTGGGCGCGGAAGTTACGATAGCATACCGCCGCGGAAGGGAGGACATGACGGCCCGTATCGAGGAAATCCAGCATGCTGAAGAGGAGGGCGTGAAGTTCGAGTTCTTCCTCAACCCTGTGGAGTTCATAGGCGACGGGAACGGGAGGGTGAAAGCGGTTAAGTTCGAGAAGATGAAGCCCCTCGAGGAGAGGGATTCCAAAGGCAAGAGGAAGATAGCAGGCACCGGCGAGTACGTGACCCTTGAAGCTGACACCGTGATAATAGCGATAGGCCTCGAGCCCAACAGGATAATAAGCGAAGCGGCTACAGGGCTGAAGGTCAACCCCGACGGAA
Encoded here:
- the gltA gene encoding NADPH-dependent glutamate synthase, producing the protein MAVKRKIIKERVPTPERPVEERVKSFVEVNLGYDFASAVKEAERCLQCPPEYAPCIKGCPVHINIPGFIGKLLEHRDDPDRAVKEALRIIWGDNTLPAVTGRVCPQEDQCEMNCVMGKVGDPINIGKLERFVADYARKHGIEDGLLEEMRPSVCGKGKVAVVGAGPAGLTCAGELAKLGYDVTIFEALHKPGGVLAYGIPEFRLPKEILEKELDKLGKLGVRILTDHVVGKTVTLEELLQEYDAVFIGTGAGTPKLLNIPGILLDRIYSANEFLTRVNLMKAYAFPECDTPVYVGRKVIVIGAGNTAMDAARSALRLGAEVTIAYRRGREDMTARIEEIQHAEEEGVKFEFFLNPVEFIGDGNGRVKAVKFEKMKPLEERDSKGKRKIAGTGEYVTLEADTVIIAIGLEPNRIISEAATGLKVNPDGTLVVDENLMTSIPGVFAGGDAIRGEATVILAMGDGKKAAKAICDYIERKRKAGA